GTGATGCGAAATAGGTAATATTCCTGAATATTCATTCCAGGAAACAGCGACTCTAAATTATGTGCTAGTACTTGTTCTAAAAGAACTCCAGTCCAATGCACAGGCTGTCCTTGTGCCTGTACTCCTAATTCTGGGGGTAGTGCTAAAAAGCGGGGTAATGCCTTAGGAACTTTAACTCTCGCAAAGAACTCAGCTTCAGTATCTGGATTTTTAACAACAACTGCGAGATTAAGGCTGAGATTGGAAATATAAGGAAATGGATGGCTAGGATCAATTGCTAGTGGAGTAAGAACAGGAAAAATTTGCTCCTCAAAGTAGTCTTGTAGATAAGTCCGCTGTTCTTGATTTAAATCAATATAATCGAGAATATGAATTCCTGCTTGCGCCAGCGCTGGGCGAATGACTTGCTCAAAGTGCTGGTGTTGTTGAGCAACTAGTGGGCGTAGTCGTTGACTAATTGCGTCAAGTTGTTCTTGCGGTGTTCGACCATCAGGGGTTAACTGCGTCACTTTCGCGGCAACTTGCTCTTTTAAAGCGGCGATGCGTACCATGAAAAATTCATCTAAATTGGAACTAAAAATCGCCAAAAATTTGAGTCGCTCTAACAACGGCGTACGCGGATCGCAAGCTTCGTGTAATACTCGATGATTGAACTCCAACCAGCTTAGCTCGCGATTAAAGTAGTATTGGGGATCTTTAAGATTAATTTCAGTCGCGGTTTTTTTTGTTCTGGGCATATAGGTTAAGTGACTGCCAGGAAAACTTTAACTAGGGAATTAATACTATTTTGGATGTTAAATTTTATATTTTGATTAAGTCCGTAAGTATAATTAAAAATCTTACGCTCCAAGGTTGCGGACTTAGAAATACAGGAAGTAGTCAGGACACTTTACCCATTATGGAAGGCAAAGCAATACTCTTTAAGGATGAGGATTAATGTGTAGCTTAGACTAATTGATTTGGAATAGAAAATTAGAGTTCTCAGCCAAACGTCATTACCTGTTGGACTATGGCATTGCGACTGCCAACATTTCGTTCATAGTTTTTGATATTGCACTAAAATACTTCATTCTCTATTCCCTGCCACCATTCTCCCAAATTCATTAAATCTTGGTGGATGTCTGTCAATTCTTGCGCATATTCTTCCGGCGAAGTTATGGCGCGACGTTCTTGAAGTTTCTTTAAGCGTAGCTGTACTAACAGCCAAGGTTTGGAAATACTATCTGTCGCTTCCAAGTATTGCGCTAAATCTTTACTATCCATCAACCAGCACCAGTGAGGGTTAGTCTTATAGTACAGAAAAACAGACAGCCACGACGAAATCGTGACTGCCTTGAATCAAACTAATGACGCTAATTACATCGATGAACTAGCGAGTTGACATCTCAAAACGCTTGTTGATTTCATCCCAATTAACGACGTTCCACCATTGCTTGAGATATTCAGCACGGCGGTTTTGATACTTGAGATAATACGCGTGTTCCCAAACATCATTTCCCATGATTGGGAAGTAACCTTGAGTAATCGGACTATCTTGGTTGGGGGTACTCATAACTTCTAGCTTGCCATCAGGGCTACGTACGAGCCATACCCAGCCACTGCCAAATTGTTTGGTTCCCGCATCATTGAAGCGTTGCTTGAAGGTTTCAAAATCACCAAAGGTGTCTCGAATAGCTTCACCAACTGCGCCAGTCGGTTCGCCACCTGCATTTGGTCCCATAATTTCCCAGAACATTGTATGGTTAACGTGACCGCCACCATTATTGCGTACTGCTGTCCGCACGTCGTCTGGAATGCTATCAAGTTCGCGCACTAAATCTTCGAGACTTTTGCTTTGCAGTTCTGCGTGCTTTTCTACTGCAGCGTTGAGGTTATTGACGTAAGTCTGATGGTGCATATCATGGTGCAACTGCATCGTTTGAGCGTCAATGTATGGTTCTAAGGCGTCGTAATTATAAGGTAAGGCTGAAAGTTCAAATGCCATTGTATGAAATCCTCACATAAGTGCTTGCCAACAAAGTATCTATTGTAGAATCTCAGGCACCTATACGCAGTATTCATTAGTCTGAACTTGAAAAATGGTGCGAAATAAAAATTAATGTTTGAATAAGTTAAATAAAGATTAAATCAAGCTAGATTTTGCTCGTATCCAGTCTTTTGTACGAATTCACTAGCGATTACACTTACACTTTGACTGTATTAAGTAAATAATTTTGAACAAAGCATAAGAGATCGAACACGTAATTAAACTTTAGTGTGACAACCGTTGATGGTAGTAGTTGATAATTTCGGCGGTCACTTCTGCGACATCTTTACCATCGGTTTGTACTTCAATAGCATCAATTGCTTTTTGCAACGGCGCAATCTTACGCGTGCTGTCTTTGCGATCGCGTTCGGCGATATCTTGCTCTAGTTGTGCCAAACTGATGTGTGGTTGACCTTGTTCCTCAAAGTCTTGTTGTCGGCGTCTCGCACGTTCTTGTACCGAAGCCGTGAGAAAAATTTTGAGATCTGCATCAGGGAAAACTTGCGTACCAATGTCACGTCCTTCTGCGACCAAACCGCCTTTTTGACCAAAAATTTGTTGTTTTTGGACTAACGCTTTGCGTACCGCCGGTTGAGCCGCGATCGCGGATACTTGGGACGTCACTTCGATGCTGCGGATTGCTTGCGTGACTTCTTGGTCGTTAATCCAAACGCGCTGTGGGGATTCGGGATCGACTTCAGGAACTAGCTGAAATTCGCTCTGACTTGCTAATTCGGCGATCGCGCACTGATCTTCAAAAGAAATCCCTAACTGCAATACTAACCAAGTTAACGCGCGGTACATTGCGCCGCTATCGAGATACAATAATCCCAATTTTGCCGCTACTTGACGCGCGACGGTGGATTTACCTGCACCGGCTGGACCATCTATCGCGATGATGGGTTGGCGATTTTGCAAAATAACATTATCAATTAACCGCGCTGTACCAACTCGCGCTGCGATCGCTAGCATTCCTGATTCCTCTACTTTCTCCAACGGCATCAATGTTATTGGATGCACTAATTCAACATATTCCAGGGTAACAGCACTCGCAGCGGTGATTTCTTTTTTTACAGTTTCAATTAATGCTTCGCTCAAATGCTCTCCCGCAGCAAAAGCTTGTTGAGCTTGCTGTAATGCACGATACAAAATTGCGGCTTCTTGTCTTTGTTCGGGTGTCAAATATTGGTTGCGCGAACTCATTGCTAGCCCTGATAGTTCGCGGACAATCGGACAACCGATAATTTCAACGGGAATATTTAAATCTTTGACTAACCGGCGAATAATTGCGAGTTGCTGACCGTCTTTTTGTCCAAAGTAGGCGCGATCAGGCTGTACGACGTTCAGTAGCTTAGTAACAATTGTGGCGACACCTTGAAAGTGACCAGGACGCGATCGCCCGCACAAAACCGAAGTCATTTCTGCGGGGGGTACAACTTGAGTCAGCAGTGTGGAAGCAATTCCCATCTCTTTGGGAGTAGGAGCAAATAGTACATCTACTCCTACTTGTTCGCACAATTGGCGATCGCGCTCAAGCGTGCGCGGATAACTTTGATAATCTTCATTGGGACCAAACTGTAATGGATTAACAAAGATGCTGACAATGACTGTCTCATTTTCTTGTCTTGCGCGTTCGATAAGGCTGAGATGACCTGCGTGCAAGGCTCCCATTGTTGGCACCAAACCAACCGATTGGGATAAAGAATCGCTACCGCTTAGTTTTTCTGGCGTCAACCGGTTATTTTCTCGGCGGCAAATCTCCAAGTAACAACGCAGCGCCGCAATCGTTGTAAACAGGCGCACCAAAAACTCCCATTTGTTTCTTTCACCCACTCGCTAGTTTATCGCTAATTCTCAGGGTGATGAAGAGAAGAGATCAAAGGTCGGAGGTTGGCAGTCAGCGTATCTCATCAGCTTTGTCTGACCCCCGATCTCTGACCTCTGGTCCCTGCTATTACCTACCAAGTACCTCTAGCTGTACGGGTGCAGTTCCAGAGTTAAGGACTCCTAAAACCCGCGCTGCGCCTGCTGATAGGTCAATAATTCTCCCTCCGGTAAATGGACCGCGATCATTGATTCGGACAATGACAGAGCGACCGTTTCTTCTATTGGTTACACGCACTTTTGTTCCGAAAGGCAAACTACGATGCGCGGCTGTCATAGCGTTTTGGTTAAACCTTTCGCCGCTAGCACTACGATTTCCATGAAAGCCAGGACCATACCAAGACGCGATTCCACTCAAAACGGCGCCTACATTTTGCTTTGTTTGCTTTGGCGCGCTTGTTTGCGGTGCAACAGCAACGGGCTTTGGTGCAGGTTTCCCAGTCACTTCTTGTAAGGGAGGTGCGTTACCGAGTAATCTTCGCAAGCGATTTGTTGCTTGTAAAGCGTCTTCACCTAAATCTTTGGTTTGATCGGGAAGCCGAGTCAGCGAGTTGATTTCAACAAGTTCTTCGTTGTTGAGATGAATCGCATAGCGATCGCCTTCAACTTGTGCAGTGTTTTTTGTCGTTGCGCCCGATTGTTCCTCAGCTTTCCATTTTGCTGTGATTTTGCTAGCGTCTACGCCGTTCAAGTGTAATTGATTAATTTTTGCGGCAACTTTTGTGGCGCGTCGCACTGCACTATTAGCTTCTGCTTCTATGTCGGCTTTAGTTAAATTTTCTTGGGTGGTATTCGTTGCGACTTTAGTCGGTGCGTTTGTTTTAGGACTATTCGCTGTTTCGTTATCGAGAAAGGTCAAAACGGGAATATTTTTGACGTAGAGTGTTGCTGCTTGACGCCCTGCTAGTTGATGCGGCTGAATCCGAGCAACTACCGAGTCTAATTGTCTTGTTGGGGACTGATACTCACCCACTTTCACAGCATTGGTTGTCTTTGGTGTGATTGTTGGAGTTACCGATTGGTTGACTGCTGATGGTTCAGTCGCAGGTGTTGATTCTGCGTGGCTAGATAGCGGTATGCCTACAGCAGTGGTTAGCAAGGTAACAGTAGTCGTCCACAAAAGTTTTTTATTCATGCGCTCGTTGTAAATTGCACTTTCAATCTGAGATCTGGATTTGGTCAAAAGTTAATTTTGAATCCAATAACTCAAACTCGTTATGTTTTCACTTCGTGTCTCACAACTGCAACAGACTACCATGAACTTTTTGGATTGGGGATCAGTGATGCAACAGAAAATCTAAATTTTGAACAAAACTGAGAAACGTGTCGCACAACACAAATGCTGTCACTTACTACGTTTCCTCAGTCGATAGGTAACTTGTTTTTGTAACAAAACTTAATATTAATTCACACTTGAAGGTCTTCAATATATAAGAAAATGTAATAGAAACTAAGCATTATTTGATATGATGATAAAGTTTAATAATTTGATGAATTAGATATTTTCTCGCTCCTCACTCCTTGCCCCCTTGAAGAGTAAAATACATCCGACAGCGATCGCAAAATTGTAGGTATCTTGGCATGGATTATCGCGAAGCAGGTGTGGATGTTGAGGCAGGTAGAGCCTTTGTTGAGCAAATCCGCAGTCTTGTGCAAAGCACCTATCGCCCAGAAGTTATGGGGAGATTTGGTGGGTTCAGTGGCGGTTTTGCCTTGCCAGGAGGATATCAAGAACCTGTTTTAGTTTCTGGTACTGACGGTGTAGGAACAAAGCTGAGGTTAGCTTTTACACTCAACAATCACCGTACTGTAGGCATTGATTTAGTCGCAATGTGCGTCAATGATGTTTTGACTGTAGGCGCAGAACCGTTATTTTTTCTGGACTACGTAGCTACAGGAAAGTTAAATCAAGAACAATTAACACAAGTCGTCGCCGGAATTAGTCGTGGATGTCAAATTGCAGGTTGTGCATTGCTAGGAGGAGAAACCGCAGAAATGCCAGGTTTCTATCAAGTGGGTGAGTACGATTTAGCAGGATTCTGCGTCGGGATCGTGGAGAAAAGCCAAATGCTCAACGGTTCTCAAGTGCAAGTGGGTGATGTGGCGATTGGTTTAGCTAGCGATGGCGTTCATAGTAATGGCTTTAGCTTGGTGCGTAAAATTATCGATACGTGCGAGTATTCTTGGAGCAATCGCCCGCAAATTTTTGCAGGGAAAACCTTAGGCGAAGTTTTCTTGACACCTACGCGAATTTACGTAAAGCCTGTACTCGCAGCCCTCAAAGCTGGATTAAACATTCACGGCATGGCACATATAACTGGTGGTGGTTTACCAGAAAATCTCCCGCGCTGCTTGGGTGAAAATCAATCAATTCAAATCGATTTAGATGGCTGGGTTATTCCACCAGTATTTGAATGGCTAGCCGCAGCAGGCTCAGTAGCTCCCACCGCTATGTTTAATACTTTTAATATGGGCATTGGATTTGTTGTGCTAGTACCACCTGATCAAGTTGAGCAAGCGATTGCCTGGTTTAACTCGCACGATATTGCTGCGTATGCGATCGGTGAAGTTATTCCAGGTACACGTACGCTAGAAGGATTGCCGGTGTAAGAATCTCATTGATTAGCTTGTGCGTATCATAGTAGTCGGTAGTTTCGCGGTTGGTTTCGGTCGTTTCAGGAAATTAATATTAACCTATCGTAAATTCGACAATAAGCTTAGCGACTAAAGTCGCGGCTTCACAAACAATGTCCAGATGGTGCGTGGACTAATAAAAACTTATCATCTGTAGAAACCTATTTTGTGTAGCTGCGGTTTCAACCGCTAAGCAGTGAGGAGAGTCAAACACTAAAATTCGATGCGGCAACAAAAAAATAAATATAGCCATCTTACAGCCATAGAAAGAACCTATTTATCGTTTCCTGCCAAGTTTTTATTAAACAATAATCTGCTCAAAGGTAAAATCTTAGATTTTGGTTGCGGTTTTGGGAATGATGTTAGGCTATTACGCCAAAAAGGCTTTGATATTACAGGGTATGACCCTTATTATTCGCCAAACTATCCTCAAGAAAGATTTGATACAATACTCTGCTTTTACGTACTCAATGTTTTGTTCCCTGAAGAACAAGCAAATATTCTGATGGAAGTTTCGCACTTATTAAAACCAGGCGGGAAGGCTTATTATGCTGTTAGAAGAGATTTAAAAAAGGAAGGTTTTCGCGAACACTATGTTCATAAAAAGCAAACCTATCAATGTCTTGTTAAACTTCCTTTCAAATCAATTAATTTAGATGAGTCTTGCGAAATATACGAATACTATCATTACAATCTTCAAATAACAAGAAATCATAATTGCTTATTTTGCAATCCACATAAATGCTTAAAATTTATCACTGAATCTGCAACTGCTTATGCTATATTTGACAGCTATCCTGCAAATAAAGGTCATGCTTTAGTTATTCCCAAACGTCATGTGAGTAACTATTTTCAGCTACCATTTAAAGAACAAGCTGCTTGCTGGCTGATGGTAAATAAAGTCCAAGAAATTCTTGACAAAGAATTTGTGCCTGACGGTTTTAACGTAGGAATCAATGTCAATCGAGACGCAGGACAAAATATGATGCATACCAGTATTCATATCATTCCTCGCTACAAAGGCGATGCTGTCGGTAGCAAAGGTGGAATGCGGTACGTCATTCCTAAGAAGGGATAATTACTAGAGTTAGGACACTATAGATGCTCATAGACTGTCAACTGTCAACCCAGTCATTTTTCAGAAAGTTGAATTAAATCATACTATTTAGATCGCCAAGATATGGCAATTTGAGGTGAACTGGCCTATGCCAGTTGATTTACAGGAGAATCGCGTACAGAACACATGGTAAACCTAACTCCAAATTCGAGCTTTAGTTTGACGCTGCGGTTGCAGATTCCAAATCGCGTGGGTATGCTAGCGAGTGTGACACACGCGATCGCCAATAGTGGTGGAAATCTTGGTCAAATCGATTTAATCGAACAAACACGCCATATTTCCATCCGCGATATCACCATTGATGCAGCAAGTACCGAACACGCCGAAACAATCGTCCAAGCGGTGAAAGCCTTACCTGATATCAAGGTGATGGATGTTTATGACCGCACATTTAACTTGCATCGTAGCGGGAAAATCAGCATTACGAGTAAAATTGCTTTAAAAAGTGTGTCCGATTTAGCAATGGCGTATACGCCAGGAGTAGGTCGTATTTGTACGGCGATCGCCCAAGACCCCGAACAAGTTTATCACTTAACAATTAAACAAAATACTGTAGCGATTGTTACAGACGGCAGCGCAGTATTAGGATTGGGCAATCTAGGTCCCGCTGCGGCTTTACCTGTTATGGAAGGTAAAGCAATGCTATTTAAAGAATTTGCGGGGCTAGATGCGTTTCCCATCTGCTTAACAAGTCAAGACACCGACACGATTGTCGAAACCGTCAAACAAATTGCGCCAGTCTTTGGAGGAGTCAATTTAGAAGATATTGCCGCACCGCGTTGCTTTGAAATTGAAACTCGACTGCGCCAAGAATTAGATATTCCGATATTTCATGATGACCAGCACGGAACCGCAATTGTGACTTTGGCGGCGTTGATTAATTCGCTGAAGTTAGTAGATAAATCAATGAATGAAATCCGCATTGTAATCAATGGTGCGGGTGCGGCGGGAGTAGCGATCGCGCGTTTACTACGTAAAGCCGAGGCGCAAACAATCTTGATGTGCGATTCCAAAGGCATTCTGTCGCTACAACGCGCCGACATGACTGAACAAAAGCGCGAATTTGCTGTAGAACAAAACGGTTCCTTAGCAGATGCGCTTAAGGATGCAGATGTTTTTATTGGTGTCAGCGCCCCTGGGGTTGTCACGCCAGAAATGGTGCGTTCGATGGCGCATGATCCGATTGTGTTTGCAATGGCAAATCCGATTCCTGAAATTCAACCAGAATTGGTCACAAACGATGTTGCTGTCATGGCAACAGGGCGCAGTGACTATCCAAATCAAATTAATAATGTTTTAGCTTTTCCTGGTGTGTTTCGTGGTGCTTTGGATTGTCGAGCCGCAACAATTACAACCACAATGTATTTAGAAGCTGCACACGCGATCGCTGAACTTGTATCACCAGCCGAACTTCACCGCGAACACATTATTCCTTCAGTATTCGATCGACGAGTCGCTACCGCAGTCGCTAACGCAGTACAACGCGCGGCACGTCAAGAAGGTATTGCACGAGACTAAAGTTAACGTCAGTTGTATAAAAAGAAACTGGGCGATCTTGATTGAGATTGCCCAAAAGAACAAAGTGCGTTGTTAGGCTAGTGTCATACCATTTCACCAAATAAAAACTACAAATCATTTCTCCTCTCTCTGCACCTGAAGCTGCCTATTTGTAGTAAATTCAAAGTGACATCGTGTTAGTGTCTTGCGGTCGCCACTTGTAACGCGGCATCCAATTTAAAACTTCATTATTGATAAGCGCTTTGTAAGGTTGTTGGTCGTATTCCTGTCCACCGCGCCACTCAACATCAGGATGAAGCGATTGAGCCATTTCACGACTGGTTCGAGAAGCTGAAGAAATGTCGTCTGCTGCTGCCGTGAGAACGTGCCATGTGCCGAGAAGATTGACAGCCATAATGTCATTTGCCGTATCTTCTGCATTTCCATCATCCTGCAAAACTTCCACGACGGCAGTTCCAATCATTCCCTCACTACCCGTAACCAATACTTTCATACTTATTTTGCTTATTTTGTATTAACTAATACTATGCTTCTCACTCTATGGATAGACTTCAGTTTCTCTTTAATTTGAAACCGTTCTCTTTCTAGTAAATTGAAACAAGTAAAGAGAATAGTATTTCATCAGCTAATACTTTTATGGGCTTTAGTTTCTTTGACTTATTCTGGATTTTTCTATTTCTCTCTTCGCTGCAACCTGTGTGGCAACGTCGCCAGATGGAAGTGCGGCGCATTCGGGCATTACAAGAATTTGAGCGCGGGCGTAATAGTCGAGTTATTTTACTTATTCACCGCCAAGAGTCCTTAAGTTTACTTGGAATTCCGATCTCGCGATATATCAGTATTGAAGATTCTGAACAAGTTCTCCGTGCAATTCGCCTAACGCCGCCGAATGTACCCATCGATTTGATTTTACATACCCCAGGGGGATTAGTATTGGCAACTGAGCAAATCGCTAGAGCGTTGATTCGTCACCCTGCTAAAGTCACGGTGTTCATCCCCCACTACGCAATGAGTGGTGGTACGATGCTTGCACTCGCATCCGATGAAATTGTTATGGATGCTAACGCGGTTTTGGGACCTGTCGATCCG
The sequence above is a segment of the Chroogloeocystis siderophila 5.2 s.c.1 genome. Coding sequences within it:
- a CDS encoding bifunctional pantoate--beta-alanine ligase/(d)CMP kinase; protein product: MRLFTTIAALRCYLEICRRENNRLTPEKLSGSDSLSQSVGLVPTMGALHAGHLSLIERARQENETVIVSIFVNPLQFGPNEDYQSYPRTLERDRQLCEQVGVDVLFAPTPKEMGIASTLLTQVVPPAEMTSVLCGRSRPGHFQGVATIVTKLLNVVQPDRAYFGQKDGQQLAIIRRLVKDLNIPVEIIGCPIVRELSGLAMSSRNQYLTPEQRQEAAILYRALQQAQQAFAAGEHLSEALIETVKKEITAASAVTLEYVELVHPITLMPLEKVEESGMLAIAARVGTARLIDNVILQNRQPIIAIDGPAGAGKSTVARQVAAKLGLLYLDSGAMYRALTWLVLQLGISFEDQCAIAELASQSEFQLVPEVDPESPQRVWINDQEVTQAIRSIEVTSQVSAIAAQPAVRKALVQKQQIFGQKGGLVAEGRDIGTQVFPDADLKIFLTASVQERARRRQQDFEEQGQPHISLAQLEQDIAERDRKDSTRKIAPLQKAIDAIEVQTDGKDVAEVTAEIINYYHQRLSH
- the purM gene encoding phosphoribosylformylglycinamidine cyclo-ligase; translated protein: MDYREAGVDVEAGRAFVEQIRSLVQSTYRPEVMGRFGGFSGGFALPGGYQEPVLVSGTDGVGTKLRLAFTLNNHRTVGIDLVAMCVNDVLTVGAEPLFFLDYVATGKLNQEQLTQVVAGISRGCQIAGCALLGGETAEMPGFYQVGEYDLAGFCVGIVEKSQMLNGSQVQVGDVAIGLASDGVHSNGFSLVRKIIDTCEYSWSNRPQIFAGKTLGEVFLTPTRIYVKPVLAALKAGLNIHGMAHITGGGLPENLPRCLGENQSIQIDLDGWVIPPVFEWLAAAGSVAPTAMFNTFNMGIGFVVLVPPDQVEQAIAWFNSHDIAAYAIGEVIPGTRTLEGLPV
- a CDS encoding superoxide dismutase; protein product: MAFELSALPYNYDALEPYIDAQTMQLHHDMHHQTYVNNLNAAVEKHAELQSKSLEDLVRELDSIPDDVRTAVRNNGGGHVNHTMFWEIMGPNAGGEPTGAVGEAIRDTFGDFETFKQRFNDAGTKQFGSGWVWLVRSPDGKLEVMSTPNQDSPITQGYFPIMGNDVWEHAYYLKYQNRRAEYLKQWWNVVNWDEINKRFEMSTR
- a CDS encoding SDH family Clp fold serine proteinase; this encodes MGFSFFDLFWIFLFLSSLQPVWQRRQMEVRRIRALQEFERGRNSRVILLIHRQESLSLLGIPISRYISIEDSEQVLRAIRLTPPNVPIDLILHTPGGLVLATEQIARALIRHPAKVTVFIPHYAMSGGTMLALASDEIVMDANAVLGPVDPQLGNFPAASILKVVEDKPIGDVEDQTLIMADLSRKAIAQVQRFVRTLLKDDVPKQKIDPENIEKIVDALTTGRVTHDYPVTVEEATEMGLPITVGLPRSIYKLMELYPQPQGGRPSVQYIPMPYGDRPRLPSPQGRPLPDPAE
- a CDS encoding HIT family protein, coding for MRQQKNKYSHLTAIERTYLSFPAKFLLNNNLLKGKILDFGCGFGNDVRLLRQKGFDITGYDPYYSPNYPQERFDTILCFYVLNVLFPEEQANILMEVSHLLKPGGKAYYAVRRDLKKEGFREHYVHKKQTYQCLVKLPFKSINLDESCEIYEYYHYNLQITRNHNCLFCNPHKCLKFITESATAYAIFDSYPANKGHALVIPKRHVSNYFQLPFKEQAACWLMVNKVQEILDKEFVPDGFNVGINVNRDAGQNMMHTSIHIIPRYKGDAVGSKGGMRYVIPKKG
- a CDS encoding septal ring lytic transglycosylase RlpA family protein → MNKKLLWTTTVTLLTTAVGIPLSSHAESTPATEPSAVNQSVTPTITPKTTNAVKVGEYQSPTRQLDSVVARIQPHQLAGRQAATLYVKNIPVLTFLDNETANSPKTNAPTKVATNTTQENLTKADIEAEANSAVRRATKVAAKINQLHLNGVDASKITAKWKAEEQSGATTKNTAQVEGDRYAIHLNNEELVEINSLTRLPDQTKDLGEDALQATNRLRRLLGNAPPLQEVTGKPAPKPVAVAPQTSAPKQTKQNVGAVLSGIASWYGPGFHGNRSASGERFNQNAMTAAHRSLPFGTKVRVTNRRNGRSVIVRINDRGPFTGGRIIDLSAGAARVLGVLNSGTAPVQLEVLGR
- a CDS encoding malic enzyme-like NAD(P)-binding protein, which encodes MVNLTPNSSFSLTLRLQIPNRVGMLASVTHAIANSGGNLGQIDLIEQTRHISIRDITIDAASTEHAETIVQAVKALPDIKVMDVYDRTFNLHRSGKISITSKIALKSVSDLAMAYTPGVGRICTAIAQDPEQVYHLTIKQNTVAIVTDGSAVLGLGNLGPAAALPVMEGKAMLFKEFAGLDAFPICLTSQDTDTIVETVKQIAPVFGGVNLEDIAAPRCFEIETRLRQELDIPIFHDDQHGTAIVTLAALINSLKLVDKSMNEIRIVINGAGAAGVAIARLLRKAEAQTILMCDSKGILSLQRADMTEQKREFAVEQNGSLADALKDADVFIGVSAPGVVTPEMVRSMAHDPIVFAMANPIPEIQPELVTNDVAVMATGRSDYPNQINNVLAFPGVFRGALDCRAATITTTMYLEAAHAIAELVSPAELHREHIIPSVFDRRVATAVANAVQRAARQEGIARD